The following are encoded together in the Candidatus Methylomirabilis oxygeniifera genome:
- a CDS encoding protein of unknown function (Evidence 5 : No homology to any previously reported sequences) gives MDLADFTALLIEKCAVRNVAFMGPEDFFRDTILVSIEKRWSQWLGPLVSALPLFETVISELRPQITAFISTVK, from the coding sequence ATGGACCTTGCCGATTTCACCGCCCTCCTCATTGAGAAATGCGCCGTTCGGAATGTCGCGTTCATGGGTCCGGAGGACTTTTTCCGGGACACCATACTCGTTTCTATCGAGAAGCGTTGGAGTCAGTGGCTTGGCCCGCTTGTGTCGGCGCTTCCTCTTTTCGAGACCGTCATCAGTGAACTCCGGCCGCAGATCACGGCTTTCATCTCCACTGTGAAGTGA
- a CDS encoding membrane protein of unknown function (Evidence 5 : No homology to any previously reported sequences): MDDEADGRERGEWQSKYTDPVARRWIRIESAYLAILLIIAPSAMLALWLGYPQYWLQLSDQKYRTLFLWGLAWIAGTFGGTLFDIKWLYRSVARQFWHMDRRPWRFFTPHISGGLAFIVIALISSGLVQVFDRHAIESPSLVLGVAFLAGYFADSTLAKLAEIAHTLFGQSTGKKDISEKKDA; the protein is encoded by the coding sequence ATGGACGACGAGGCTGACGGTCGCGAACGTGGGGAATGGCAGTCCAAGTATACCGATCCCGTAGCTCGCCGGTGGATTCGGATCGAGTCCGCCTACTTGGCGATCCTCCTTATCATTGCGCCGAGCGCAATGTTGGCATTGTGGCTGGGATACCCTCAGTATTGGTTGCAGCTATCCGACCAAAAATATCGAACGCTGTTTTTGTGGGGGCTCGCCTGGATAGCTGGGACATTCGGAGGGACGCTTTTCGACATCAAGTGGCTGTATCGTTCTGTTGCGAGACAGTTCTGGCACATGGATCGTCGCCCGTGGCGATTTTTCACGCCCCATATCTCTGGCGGGCTGGCTTTTATCGTAATCGCATTAATCTCCTCCGGTCTAGTGCAAGTATTTGACCGCCACGCCATCGAGTCTCCGTCGCTCGTACTCGGTGTAGCGTTTCTTGCCGGGTATTTTGCCGATAGTACGCTTGCAAAGCTTGCGGAAATTGCCCATACGCTTTTTGGCCAGTCTACTGGAAAGAAAGACATATCCGAGAAGAAAGACGCATAG
- a CDS encoding exported protein of unknown function (Evidence 5 : No homology to any previously reported sequences), with protein MRQIVALGIAMLLIGQSTQSWAGSEASRQHSTLRQVGTGVGSAVGTIVYFPFKATFCILGGLASGVTLMVAGSEQAGRVADTACRGTWTITPAVVAGEEPVYFVGNPSGRQ; from the coding sequence ATGAGACAGATCGTGGCATTGGGTATCGCAATGCTTCTGATCGGACAGAGTACTCAAAGCTGGGCAGGATCAGAAGCAAGTAGGCAGCACAGCACGCTCAGACAGGTCGGCACCGGGGTCGGCAGTGCCGTGGGGACAATCGTGTATTTCCCGTTCAAGGCAACCTTCTGTATTCTAGGCGGGCTGGCCAGCGGCGTGACCCTGATGGTTGCGGGATCCGAGCAGGCCGGAAGGGTAGCCGATACCGCCTGTCGAGGGACCTGGACGATTACCCCGGCCGTTGTAGCAGGCGAGGAGCCGGTCTACTTTGTGGGCAATCCCTCCGGACGACAGTGA
- a CDS encoding protein of unknown function (Evidence 5 : No homology to any previously reported sequences), giving the protein MGACKLCSELESRTSAWNQPLFESPNFVALPSLGALIEGWILLVPKRHFISFGAVPGSMLAEMNEFKGFLCSVLGQRYGTATAFEHGPIAAGRTVGCGVDHAHLHLVPLLFDLLAEVSPLLPSGVRWANAGIEECQDAYGRGQDYLYLEQPICSGWIATHDQFGSQLFRRAIATRIGVRDQYNWREYEQLPTVMATMQMVRALVSTGAADGLSGSAA; this is encoded by the coding sequence ATGGGTGCCTGCAAGCTTTGTTCTGAACTCGAATCACGCACATCTGCATGGAACCAGCCGCTATTCGAGTCACCGAATTTTGTGGCACTTCCGTCGCTGGGCGCGCTCATTGAGGGATGGATTCTTCTGGTGCCCAAGCGCCATTTCATCTCATTCGGCGCGGTGCCGGGTTCTATGCTTGCTGAGATGAACGAGTTTAAGGGGTTCCTCTGCTCGGTGCTGGGTCAGCGTTATGGAACGGCTACTGCGTTTGAACATGGCCCGATCGCGGCAGGTCGAACCGTAGGGTGCGGGGTCGATCATGCACATCTCCACCTCGTCCCGCTTCTATTTGATCTCTTGGCTGAAGTATCGCCATTATTGCCAAGCGGTGTCAGGTGGGCGAACGCTGGGATTGAGGAATGCCAGGACGCGTACGGTCGAGGGCAAGACTATTTGTATCTTGAGCAACCAATCTGCTCAGGCTGGATCGCCACCCACGACCAATTTGGAAGCCAGCTCTTCCGCCGAGCCATAGCGACACGAATTGGTGTGCGAGATCAATACAACTGGCGCGAGTACGAGCAGTTGCCAACCGTGATGGCCACCATGCAGATGGTTCGGGCCTTGGTCTCAACCGGAGCCGCTGATGGCCTATCTGGTTCAGCAGCGTAA
- a CDS encoding putative Histidine kinase (Evidence 3 : Function proposed based on presence of conserved amino acid motif, structural feature or limited homology; Product type pe : putative enzyme) codes for MMSLLWTILTPQGFEPHGYCFLWTRPLLWLYIVSDSLITLSYYSIPIALIYFVRKRRDLAFKRVFLFFAVFIIACGTTHLMALWTIWSPLYWLDAVVKAVTATASVVTAVALWPLIPKALALPSPAQLEAANLALQEEVRERHRVQEALHAAYDEMEGRVRERTRELTSTAEALQAKIAEHELAEQALRESEAKYWALVTQINDGLFVVDVQGVITFGNQALAKIHGVDSPEQLVGRNLLEFVAPAELSAVKERFARDVETGTSVEVVETQIVRSDGETAFVEVKSVPILKDDRIVGFRGVLRDVTDRKRSELALRETYDLLKAVVDASAAGITILDREGNVRLWSPAAERMFGWRQEEVLARPLPTVPFDGREEYLALCERAMAGELIVGLEVVRQKKDGSLIDVSLSTAPLRDEKGGITGVVGIMVDITERKRTEGQIRLQAAALEAAANGIVITDRNGTIRWVNPAFTRLTGYPVEEAVGQTPRLLRSGRHDQAFYRNLWETVLSGRVWQGETVNRRKDGSLYTEDQTIAPVLDEQGAVIHFIAVKQDITEHRHLEDQLHQAQKLEAIGLLAGGIAHDFNNLLNGIIGFAELALRELSEGSKGALYLSRVPRLGRQAAGLIGQLLTFARKAPLERKPLDLNPLLKESGKLLQRTFPETITIQVEPAFEPLIANADLGNVQQIILNLATNARDAMPHGGTLTLRLAPVILTEASLGDRLHRRPGAFACLTVADTGTGIPAAIRDRIFEPFFTTKGPGHGTGLGLASVYGIVHQHEGWLEVETAEGQGSAFYVFLPAVPIPADVTPSANEAIPHGHETLLFVEDNPVSLEMGEILLSNLGYTVLTAADGIEALAVFRTHPNIAMVLTDAIMPRMGAAGLIPALREINLDIKVLVGTGYAPDEIRRTLDHLGVGGYIRKPFSQADLAIAVRAAIDGPMLGGR; via the coding sequence ATGATGTCGCTCCTATGGACCATCTTAACTCCACAAGGCTTCGAGCCGCACGGCTACTGCTTTCTGTGGACACGCCCGTTGTTGTGGCTCTATATCGTCTCGGACTCGCTGATCACGCTCTCGTATTATTCTATCCCAATCGCGCTCATCTACTTCGTCCGCAAGAGGCGTGACCTCGCCTTCAAACGGGTGTTTCTGTTCTTTGCGGTGTTCATCATTGCGTGCGGGACCACCCACCTCATGGCGTTATGGACCATATGGAGTCCCCTGTATTGGCTCGATGCAGTCGTGAAGGCTGTGACGGCCACTGCATCAGTCGTGACTGCGGTGGCACTGTGGCCGTTGATCCCAAAGGCGCTGGCGCTACCCAGTCCAGCCCAACTGGAAGCCGCCAATCTCGCGCTCCAGGAAGAGGTCCGCGAACGCCACCGAGTGCAAGAGGCGTTGCACGCGGCGTACGACGAGATGGAGGGGCGCGTTCGCGAACGAACCAGGGAACTGACAAGTACTGCTGAAGCATTACAGGCTAAAATCGCCGAACACGAGCTGGCGGAGCAAGCTCTGCGGGAAAGCGAAGCGAAATATTGGGCGCTTGTGACCCAGATAAACGATGGGCTGTTTGTCGTGGACGTTCAGGGCGTTATCACCTTTGGAAACCAGGCGCTAGCCAAGATCCATGGTGTTGACAGTCCGGAGCAGCTCGTAGGCCGAAACCTCCTGGAATTTGTCGCTCCCGCCGAACTGAGTGCCGTGAAAGAGCGATTCGCCCGAGACGTAGAGACCGGGACGTCGGTTGAGGTGGTAGAGACACAGATTGTCCGCTCGGATGGAGAGACCGCATTCGTTGAGGTGAAGTCGGTGCCTATCCTGAAGGATGACCGTATTGTGGGCTTCCGTGGGGTCTTGCGCGATGTCACTGATCGGAAGCGATCGGAGCTGGCCTTGCGCGAGACGTACGATCTCCTGAAAGCGGTCGTCGACGCCTCAGCAGCGGGCATCACCATTTTAGATCGAGAGGGCAACGTCAGGCTGTGGAGCCCGGCGGCGGAACGCATGTTCGGCTGGCGGCAGGAAGAGGTCCTCGCACGTCCGCTGCCCACTGTTCCGTTCGACGGACGCGAAGAGTACCTGGCGCTTTGCGAGCGAGCGATGGCGGGCGAATTGATTGTCGGCCTCGAAGTTGTTCGCCAAAAGAAGGACGGTTCACTGATCGACGTCAGCCTCTCGACGGCACCGCTTCGGGATGAGAAGGGCGGCATTACCGGCGTCGTCGGGATCATGGTGGATATTACCGAGCGTAAGCGGACCGAGGGGCAGATCCGCCTTCAAGCAGCCGCGCTGGAAGCCGCTGCGAACGGCATTGTCATTACTGACCGCAACGGGACGATCAGGTGGGTCAACCCGGCCTTTACAAGGTTGACCGGTTACCCCGTCGAGGAGGCCGTCGGCCAGACCCCACGCTTACTCAGGTCGGGCCGACACGATCAGGCGTTCTACCGCAACCTGTGGGAGACCGTTCTGTCCGGTCGAGTGTGGCAAGGCGAAACAGTCAATCGTCGCAAGGACGGCAGCCTCTACACCGAAGATCAAACCATTGCGCCTGTACTGGACGAACAGGGCGCCGTGATCCATTTCATCGCCGTCAAACAGGATATCACCGAGCACAGACACCTCGAAGACCAGCTTCACCAGGCGCAGAAGCTGGAGGCGATCGGCCTCCTGGCCGGGGGGATCGCCCACGACTTCAACAATCTCCTGAACGGCATCATCGGCTTTGCGGAGCTCGCCTTAAGGGAGTTGTCGGAAGGCTCAAAAGGGGCCTTGTACCTCAGCCGGGTCCCGAGACTGGGCCGCCAGGCCGCCGGTCTGATCGGCCAACTGCTGACCTTCGCGCGCAAGGCCCCCCTGGAGCGAAAGCCGCTTGACCTCAACCCGCTGCTCAAGGAGAGTGGGAAGCTGTTGCAGCGAACATTCCCTGAGACGATTACGATCCAGGTCGAACCCGCTTTCGAGCCCCTTATTGCGAATGCAGATCTGGGCAACGTACAGCAGATTATCCTCAACCTTGCCACCAACGCTCGAGACGCCATGCCCCACGGGGGCACCCTCACTCTCCGGCTGGCTCCGGTAATCCTCACGGAGGCGAGCCTAGGCGATCGCCTGCATCGTCGGCCGGGTGCGTTCGCCTGCCTGACCGTGGCCGATACCGGAACCGGCATCCCGGCCGCCATTCGGGACCGAATCTTCGAACCCTTCTTCACAACCAAGGGGCCAGGGCATGGAACCGGCTTGGGCCTGGCCTCGGTCTACGGGATCGTTCACCAGCACGAGGGTTGGCTCGAAGTCGAGACGGCTGAAGGGCAGGGGAGCGCCTTCTACGTCTTTCTCCCTGCCGTGCCCATTCCGGCAGACGTCACGCCTTCGGCCAACGAGGCGATACCGCACGGGCACGAGACGCTCCTGTTTGTGGAGGATAATCCGGTCTCCCTGGAGATGGGAGAGATCCTCCTGAGCAACCTTGGATACACCGTCCTGACCGCTGCCGATGGCATCGAAGCGCTGGCCGTTTTCCGGACGCACCCGAACATTGCGATGGTGCTCACCGACGCGATCATGCCTCGGATGGGGGCGGCAGGCCTGATCCCGGCCCTCCGCGAGATCAACCTTGATATCAAGGTGTTGGTCGGCACCGGGTACGCGCCAGACGAGATCCGCCGGACCCTGGACCACCTGGGAGTCGGCGGCTATATCCGAAAACCGTTCAGCCAAGCCGACCTGGCAATCGCGGTCCGCGCCGCCATCGATGGGCCAATGCTTGGTGGGCGCTGA
- a CDS encoding protein of unknown function (Evidence 5 : No homology to any previously reported sequences), whose translation MTDPTITRLHYKADIKLTGSLEPPFIEAIRGAVLKLAGEQIYGHRSQNSSSRSPFCTLPSAPA comes from the coding sequence ATGACAGATCCGACGATCACCCGCCTTCACTACAAGGCTGACATCAAACTAACCGGATCACTTGAGCCGCCGTTCATCGAGGCCATCCGCGGGGCAGTCCTCAAACTGGCAGGCGAGCAGATTTACGGGCACAGAAGCCAAAATTCAAGCTCGCGCTCCCCGTTCTGCACCTTGCCTTCGGCGCCAGCATAG
- a CDS encoding Putative ATP-dependent RNA helicase with P-loop hydrolase domain (rhlE gene) (Evidence 3 : Function proposed based on presence of conserved amino acid motif, structural feature or limited homology; PubMedId : 1931833, 8037924; Product type pe : putative enzyme) encodes MSFSSFKLNANLLKAVHNMGFKSPTPIQRVAVPPLLEGRDVMASAVTGSGKTAAFLLPILHCLMEKPRGTTRALVLAPTRELAAQISDHLRELAAHTPLKGAAVYGGVSMGPQEQAFRRGVDVLIATPGRLLDHFQYPYARLAGIEHLVLDEADRMLDMGFLPDIRRILQHVPKKRQTLLFSATLPAPIMELARDMLQNPVSLNIERKAAPAAGITHVAYPVPHELKSTLFLELVKNSASKHVLAFTRTKHRANRLADFLEKHGVTCERIHGNRSQAQRTEALASFKRGRCRVLVATDIAARGIDVEALGLVVNFDVPQLPEDYIHRVGRTGRVDATGDAYTLVSPNEEGTLRAIESNIGTRLPRQKVQGFNYATTPTERFEVPLAERIAAIRTRKAEERVRAKANAARRTAPGMTVVSAGHGTAGQNPRSNRSAGPSRLGAKSATGKSFSRPVSGRANGQTGWRSNGSATEPRSARRA; translated from the coding sequence ATGTCGTTTTCGTCATTCAAACTCAACGCGAACCTGTTGAAAGCCGTCCACAACATGGGGTTTAAGAGCCCGACGCCGATTCAGCGCGTGGCTGTTCCGCCCCTTCTGGAGGGCCGGGACGTTATGGCCAGCGCCGTAACGGGCAGCGGCAAGACGGCGGCGTTTCTGCTGCCCATCCTCCATTGCCTGATGGAGAAGCCAAGGGGAACAACGAGGGCGCTCGTTCTGGCGCCCACCCGGGAGCTGGCGGCGCAGATCTCGGATCACCTCCGCGAGCTCGCAGCGCACACTCCCTTGAAGGGCGCCGCGGTCTACGGGGGCGTCTCCATGGGACCTCAGGAACAGGCGTTTCGCAGAGGCGTTGACGTCCTGATCGCGACCCCCGGTCGACTCCTCGACCATTTCCAGTACCCGTACGCGCGCCTCGCCGGCATTGAGCACCTCGTGCTCGACGAGGCGGACCGTATGCTCGACATGGGTTTTCTGCCGGATATCCGCCGCATCCTGCAGCACGTTCCCAAGAAGCGGCAGACCCTGCTCTTTTCGGCGACCTTGCCGGCGCCTATCATGGAACTTGCCCGGGACATGCTCCAGAACCCGGTCTCCCTGAACATCGAGCGCAAGGCCGCGCCGGCGGCGGGGATTACTCATGTGGCCTACCCTGTCCCGCATGAGCTGAAGTCCACCCTCTTCCTGGAACTGGTGAAGAATAGCGCGTCCAAGCACGTGCTGGCCTTCACCCGAACCAAGCACCGGGCCAACCGGCTCGCCGACTTCCTTGAGAAGCACGGCGTCACTTGCGAACGGATCCACGGTAACCGCAGTCAGGCGCAGCGGACCGAAGCCCTGGCCAGCTTCAAGAGGGGACGGTGTCGCGTCCTGGTCGCGACCGACATCGCGGCCCGCGGCATTGACGTGGAAGCGTTGGGCCTCGTCGTGAATTTCGACGTCCCGCAACTCCCCGAGGATTACATCCACCGGGTCGGGCGTACGGGACGGGTAGACGCCACGGGCGATGCCTACACCCTCGTCTCACCGAACGAAGAGGGCACTCTCCGCGCCATTGAGAGCAACATCGGCACACGCCTGCCGCGCCAGAAGGTTCAGGGGTTCAATTACGCCACGACGCCCACTGAGCGCTTTGAGGTTCCCCTCGCCGAACGCATTGCCGCCATCCGCACCCGAAAAGCGGAGGAGCGGGTTCGGGCGAAGGCGAATGCTGCGCGCCGCACCGCGCCGGGGATGACGGTCGTGTCCGCCGGACACGGGACAGCGGGGCAGAACCCCAGGAGCAATCGCTCAGCCGGCCCAAGTCGCTTGGGCGCAAAGTCGGCTACAGGGAAGTCCTTCAGCAGACCAGTCAGTGGACGCGCGAACGGGCAGACCGGCTGGCGAAGCAATGGCTCCGCCACAGAGCCACGGAGCGCCCGGAGGGCGTAG
- a CDS encoding protein of unknown function (Evidence 5 : No homology to any previously reported sequences): MLEMTSGNAGFLSQLLFGQSERVHTAMDSEGDGGLTKGASEKPERAGLSRSPKGSGGGRPR; encoded by the coding sequence GTGCTGGAGATGACCTCAGGCAATGCCGGATTCCTCTCGCAGTTGCTCTTCGGTCAATCGGAACGTGTCCACACCGCAATGGATTCTGAAGGCGACGGCGGGCTCACCAAGGGCGCAAGCGAGAAACCCGAAAGGGCTGGGCTTTCCCGGAGCCCAAAGGGATCTGGAGGGGGCCGACCGAGATAG
- a CDS encoding conserved protein of unknown function (Evidence 4 : Homologs of previously reported genes of unknown function), with the protein MSKSRKSATTDAVEILHRRYYEGRSERLAALEEARVNESVARKIAALRVQAGLSQRQLAKLVGTTASVICRLEDADYEGHSLAMLNRIAAALNQRVEIRFVQTRKRLQHA; encoded by the coding sequence ATGTCTAAGAGTAGGAAATCGGCCACCACGGATGCCGTGGAAATTCTCCACCGCCGCTATTACGAAGGTAGATCTGAACGGCTCGCGGCGCTTGAGGAAGCGCGCGTCAATGAGAGCGTGGCCCGCAAAATTGCCGCTCTGCGCGTCCAGGCCGGTCTGTCGCAGCGTCAACTGGCCAAACTTGTCGGCACTACGGCGTCGGTGATCTGCCGGTTGGAAGATGCTGACTACGAAGGCCATTCGCTGGCCATGTTGAACCGGATCGCTGCCGCGCTGAACCAGCGAGTGGAAATTCGCTTCGTGCAAACTCGCAAACGGCTTCAACACGCCTGA
- a CDS encoding protein of unknown function (Evidence 5 : No homology to any previously reported sequences) — MIPSIKGRIFQTVLSLNNKRGAGIKVDNFPQRKGNSPNLGDGSYAGAEGKVQNGERELEFWLLCP; from the coding sequence TTGATCCCTTCAATCAAGGGTAGAATATTCCAAACAGTTCTATCTCTCAATAACAAAAGAGGGGCTGGAATAAAGGTGGATAATTTTCCACAGAGGAAGGGGAACTCTCCAAACTTGGGGGACGGCAGCTATGCTGGCGCCGAAGGCAAGGTGCAGAACGGGGAGCGCGAGCTTGAATTTTGGCTTCTGTGCCCGTAA
- a CDS encoding Predicted aminopeptidase, protein MSHVSKPALGTAHIAQQVSASRLRAHVEHLAGEIGERNVFRPEALRAAEHYIQEEWRSQGYQVTPHWYEVSGGRWANLEVTRLGSARPHKILLIGAHYDSVRGSPGANDNASGVSALLELSRLFAELIPAVTVRFVAFVNEEPPFFFRRKHGSEAYAKAAQTRGDAIRAMVSLETIGYYRDERGSQHYPPLFQFFYPRQGNFITFVSDFRSRALMRRAVQAFRHASDFPLEHVATSRFVPGVAWSDHWSFWRHGYRAIMVTDTAFYRYPYYHTRKDTPEKLAYPEFTRVTAGLAEAFAVLAMGGLDDKPA, encoded by the coding sequence ATGTCACACGTATCAAAGCCAGCCTTAGGGACCGCACATATCGCTCAGCAGGTCTCAGCCTCACGCCTGCGGGCTCACGTCGAGCACCTCGCCGGCGAGATCGGTGAGCGCAACGTCTTTCGGCCTGAGGCGCTGCGCGCCGCCGAACACTACATCCAGGAGGAGTGGCGCAGCCAGGGCTATCAGGTGACCCCACACTGGTACGAGGTATCCGGCGGCCGGTGGGCCAACCTGGAGGTCACGCGACTCGGAAGCGCGCGGCCCCACAAGATCCTGCTGATCGGCGCCCACTACGACTCGGTGCGCGGGAGCCCGGGCGCCAATGACAATGCGAGCGGTGTCTCCGCCCTGCTCGAGCTGTCCCGGCTATTTGCCGAACTGATCCCGGCGGTCACAGTGCGTTTCGTCGCGTTCGTCAATGAAGAGCCGCCCTTCTTCTTCAGGCGCAAGCACGGGAGCGAAGCCTACGCCAAAGCGGCGCAGACGCGCGGCGATGCGATTCGCGCGATGGTCTCGCTGGAGACCATCGGTTATTACCGGGACGAACGCGGCAGTCAGCACTACCCGCCCCTGTTCCAGTTCTTCTATCCGCGTCAAGGCAACTTCATCACCTTCGTCTCCGACTTCCGCTCCCGCGCCCTGATGCGCCGCGCAGTGCAGGCCTTCCGCCATGCTTCCGACTTTCCGCTCGAACACGTGGCGACGTCCCGTTTTGTCCCGGGGGTCGCCTGGAGCGATCACTGGTCGTTTTGGCGGCATGGCTACCGCGCCATCATGGTCACCGACACCGCGTTCTACCGCTACCCCTATTACCATACCCGCAAAGATACGCCCGAGAAGCTGGCATATCCGGAGTTTACCCGGGTGACGGCGGGACTCGCCGAGGCCTTCGCGGTATTGGCCATGGGCGGTCTGGACGACAAACCCGCCTAG
- a CDS encoding protein of unknown function (Evidence 5 : No homology to any previously reported sequences): protein MPSQASYAREGDERASCANLIVGILYGLIVAINIIYDAHIVSIYITNSEVVKPFLTVLCPVIAVQIALADLRLFESIAGIQLH from the coding sequence ATGCCCTCTCAGGCCAGTTACGCCCGAGAGGGCGATGAACGTGCATCATGCGCTAACCTCATTGTAGGTATCTTATACGGTCTAATAGTAGCTATAAATATCATATACGATGCACATATAGTCTCTATATATATCACTAATTCAGAGGTTGTCAAACCGTTTCTCACCGTTCTTTGTCCTGTGATAGCCGTGCAGATTGCACTCGCAGACCTTCGTTTGTTCGAATCGATTGCTGGCATTCAACTCCATTGA
- a CDS encoding conserved protein of unknown function (Evidence 4 : Homologs of previously reported genes of unknown function), giving the protein MTAKSVKYDARKIELLILTIRGQKVILDRDLAALYGVPTFRFNEAVKRNRRRFPDDFAFQLTRQELTDLISHIAISSSGHGGIRKLPWAFTEHGAVMAANILRSERAIQMSVFVVRAFVKMRSLLAAQKDLTGKLAELEKTLTERVDLHERVISDIIQQIMSLLSPPSLPEPPEKRIGFHVREGLATYKRRRNLGLKRIEGKVKP; this is encoded by the coding sequence ATGACAGCAAAGTCGGTAAAATACGACGCGCGTAAAATTGAATTGCTGATACTCACGATTCGCGGGCAGAAGGTAATTTTGGACCGCGACTTGGCTGCTCTCTATGGTGTGCCCACCTTTCGATTTAATGAAGCCGTAAAGCGCAATCGCCGGCGCTTTCCCGATGACTTCGCGTTTCAGCTTACGCGTCAAGAGCTTACAGACTTGATATCGCATATTGCGATATCAAGTTCGGGTCATGGGGGCATTCGTAAACTTCCTTGGGCCTTTACGGAGCATGGCGCGGTCATGGCCGCGAACATTCTTCGCAGCGAGCGGGCCATCCAGATGAGTGTCTTCGTTGTACGCGCCTTCGTGAAGATGCGCTCCTTGCTTGCGGCCCAAAAAGACCTGACTGGAAAGCTCGCGGAATTGGAGAAAACGCTGACTGAACGGGTTGACCTGCACGAACGGGTCATCTCCGACATTATCCAGCAAATCATGTCTCTCCTAAGTCCTCCGTCGCTGCCTGAGCCGCCGGAAAAGCGAATTGGCTTTCATGTACGGGAAGGTCTCGCCACCTACAAGCGCCGCCGGAACCTTGGCCTGAAGCGAATCGAAGGGAAGGTCAAGCCATGA
- a CDS encoding protein of unknown function (Evidence 5 : No homology to any previously reported sequences): protein MMELLRVLQQDAQTQLQSVLLPDPGKFKLWLLCHSIYSPVRMRPAMTGKRCNRPI from the coding sequence GTGATGGAACTTCTCCGGGTCCTCCAGCAGGATGCGCAGACCCAGCTTCAGTCGGTTCTCCTTCCCGATCCAGGTAAGTTCAAGCTCTGGCTTCTGTGCCATTCAATCTATTCGCCTGTCAGGATGCGTCCGGCCATGACCGGCAAAAGGTGCAACAGACCGATCTGA